The following coding sequences are from one Lysinibacillus sp. FSL W8-0992 window:
- a CDS encoding thymidine kinase, with amino-acid sequence MAQLYYKHGAMNSGKSIEILKVAHNYEEQEKPVMMFTSGLDTRDEVGFVSSRVGLRQEAIPIYEDTDIFELVKKNVVKPYCVLVDEVQFLKKAHVLQLANIVDQLDIPVMGFGLKNDFQNELFEGSQYMLTYADKIEEMKTICWFCHKKATMNLRVDENGKPVYTGDQIKIGGNDSYYPVCRKCHAHPPL; translated from the coding sequence ATGGCACAGCTATACTATAAACATGGCGCGATGAATAGTGGCAAATCAATTGAAATTTTAAAAGTTGCACATAACTATGAAGAACAGGAAAAGCCTGTCATGATGTTTACATCTGGGCTTGATACACGAGATGAGGTAGGTTTTGTTTCAAGTCGAGTAGGATTACGACAAGAAGCCATTCCAATTTATGAGGATACGGATATTTTTGAACTTGTAAAAAAAAATGTTGTAAAACCCTACTGTGTTCTTGTAGATGAAGTGCAGTTTTTAAAAAAGGCACATGTGCTACAATTAGCTAATATTGTCGACCAACTAGACATCCCTGTCATGGGCTTTGGCCTGAAGAATGATTTCCAAAATGAATTATTTGAAGGTAGTCAGTACATGCTTACATATGCAGATAAAATTGAAGAAATGAAAACGATTTGCTGGTTCTGTCATAAAAAAGCAACAATGAATTTGCGTGTCGATGAAAATGGCAAACCTGTGTATACAGGCGATCAAATAAAAATTGGCGGTAATGATTCTTACTATCCTGTTTGCCGCAAATGCCACGCACATCCACCACTTTGA
- the rpmE gene encoding 50S ribosomal protein L31 yields MKQGIHPDYKEATVTCSCGNTFKTGSVKENIVVEFCNECHPFYTGRQKFASADGRVDRFNKKYGLKN; encoded by the coding sequence ATGAAACAAGGAATTCATCCAGACTACAAAGAAGCAACAGTAACTTGCTCTTGTGGTAACACTTTCAAAACTGGTTCAGTTAAAGAAAACATCGTTGTCGAGTTCTGCAACGAATGTCACCCATTCTACACTGGCCGTCAAAAATTCGCGTCTGCTGATGGTCGCGTGGATCGTTTCAACAAAAAATACGGTCTTAAAAACTAA
- a CDS encoding NAD(P)/FAD-dependent oxidoreductase yields the protein MPEELYDVTIVGGGPAGLYTAFYSGMRDLKTKIIEFSSQLGGRMLIYPEKMIWDVGGVKPILGEELIQQLIQQAKTFDPTIVLNQKIEKLEKQSDGTFILTSASGEKHYSKAIILAVGYGVLSMQKLEIEGADRYEVTNLHYTVQELDIFRNKHILISGGGNSAVDWANELESIAASVTIVHRRDEFGGHEKNVLRMRESSVNVKTPYEVVQLHSDGDVIQYVSIMNKETDEMERVQVDAVVVNHGLKCDYGALEEWGLEIQDGVAIVNEKRETNIEGIYGAGDFIDHPSKVRLIAGAFTDGILALNSAKLFLEPDAPKVAYVSSHNIRFKERNKQIGLVDNDYREVRG from the coding sequence ATGCCAGAAGAATTGTATGATGTAACGATTGTTGGAGGTGGACCAGCAGGATTATATACAGCTTTTTATAGCGGGATGCGCGATTTAAAAACGAAAATTATAGAATTTAGCTCTCAACTAGGTGGACGCATGCTTATTTATCCTGAAAAAATGATTTGGGACGTTGGTGGGGTAAAGCCTATATTAGGTGAGGAGTTAATTCAGCAACTTATCCAACAGGCAAAAACGTTTGATCCAACAATTGTTTTAAATCAAAAGATAGAAAAATTAGAAAAACAGAGTGATGGAACATTTATTTTAACGTCAGCATCAGGAGAGAAGCATTATTCTAAAGCAATAATATTAGCAGTTGGTTATGGTGTACTTTCAATGCAAAAGCTTGAAATAGAAGGAGCAGACCGCTACGAAGTAACGAATTTACATTATACTGTGCAAGAATTAGACATTTTCCGCAACAAACATATACTTATTTCAGGTGGTGGCAATTCCGCAGTGGATTGGGCGAATGAGCTAGAATCTATCGCTGCTAGTGTAACAATTGTCCATCGTCGTGATGAATTTGGTGGTCATGAAAAAAATGTCTTACGTATGCGAGAATCCTCTGTCAATGTTAAAACACCATACGAAGTGGTGCAATTACATAGTGATGGTGATGTAATACAGTATGTGTCAATTATGAATAAAGAAACAGATGAAATGGAACGAGTGCAAGTAGATGCGGTTGTTGTTAATCATGGCTTAAAATGTGATTATGGAGCTCTTGAGGAATGGGGATTAGAAATTCAAGATGGAGTAGCTATCGTCAATGAGAAGCGTGAAACCAATATAGAAGGCATCTACGGAGCAGGTGATTTTATCGATCATCCTAGTAAAGTAAGATTAATTGCAGGTGCGTTTACGGATGGCATTTTAGCGTTAAATAGTGCAAAATTATTTTTAGAGCCAGATGCACCAAAAGTGGCGTATGTATCATCACATAATATTCGATTTAAAGAGCGCAATAAACAAATAGGATTAGTAGATAACGATTATCGCGAAGTTCGTGGTTAA
- a CDS encoding FecCD family ABC transporter permease produces the protein MSNNFLTQNQQKVRRKNFLIIATLIVLIVITFVISMNTGVIKLTPWEVISTLFGQGDAQQQLILFQFRLPRIVIGVLVGMGLAMAGAVLQGISKNALADPGILGINAGAGLAVMLYISFFSTTKSAPVYLLPVLAFLGAGITALLIYTLSYKRYEGITPMRLILTGIAVAAGISSAMIVLTLRLTPENYQFVATWLAGSIWGSNWRFVLSLLPWLLILLPFIYSKSRVLNILNLGEITSIGLGASIEKERRWLLAASVGLAGASVSVSGGIGFVGLIAPHLARQLVGANHQFMLPTAALLGGFLVLLADTIGRSILEPSEIPAGIVVAVFGAPYFLYLLARLKE, from the coding sequence GTGAGTAACAATTTTTTAACACAAAATCAGCAAAAGGTTAGAAGAAAAAATTTCCTCATAATAGCTACACTGATTGTTTTAATAGTAATTACCTTTGTAATTAGTATGAATACTGGCGTAATTAAACTGACACCATGGGAAGTAATAAGTACTCTTTTTGGGCAGGGCGATGCGCAACAGCAATTAATATTATTTCAATTTAGGCTTCCTAGAATTGTAATTGGTGTTTTAGTAGGAATGGGTTTAGCTATGGCAGGTGCTGTTTTACAGGGCATTTCAAAAAATGCATTAGCAGATCCAGGTATTTTAGGCATTAATGCGGGTGCTGGGCTAGCTGTAATGCTGTATATTTCCTTTTTCTCAACGACTAAATCAGCACCCGTATATTTACTGCCAGTACTAGCCTTTTTGGGTGCAGGGATAACAGCATTGTTAATTTATACACTGTCTTATAAACGCTATGAAGGTATCACACCAATGCGTCTAATTTTAACGGGAATTGCGGTGGCCGCTGGCATTAGTTCAGCAATGATTGTATTAACACTTCGTCTTACCCCTGAAAATTATCAATTTGTGGCTACATGGCTAGCGGGTAGTATTTGGGGCTCGAATTGGAGGTTTGTCCTATCCTTATTACCATGGTTATTAATTTTACTACCATTTATCTATTCAAAATCTCGAGTTTTAAACATATTAAATCTGGGCGAAATAACATCGATTGGATTAGGTGCTTCTATTGAAAAAGAACGTCGTTGGTTATTAGCTGCATCAGTTGGATTGGCTGGAGCTAGTGTTTCTGTTAGTGGCGGTATTGGATTTGTAGGATTAATTGCACCACATCTTGCTCGGCAACTTGTGGGAGCAAACCATCAATTTATGCTTCCTACTGCGGCACTTTTAGGTGGCTTTTTAGTGTTATTGGCCGATACGATAGGTCGCTCTATTTTAGAGCCTTCAGAAATACCAGCTGGAATTGTTGTAGCCGTTTTTGGGGCACCATATTTTTTATATTTATTAGCGCGATTAAAGGAATAA
- a CDS encoding FecCD family ABC transporter permease produces the protein MTASTGVEGLSDIDELQKQSHPIRGIVALILGVIALIFAIGFAISLGAADISLSTVWTAITQFSPELTTHQIIHDIRLPRVLGAALVGASFAVAGAIMQGMTRNPLADSGLLGLNSGAAFMLAVCFAFFPGMPYMFLILWSFVGAGLGVAIVYGVGSLSKGGLSPMRLVLAGAAVSALLGALGEGIALYYRIGQDLAFWYAGGVSGTMWSHLQILSPWILIAMIGALILSRSITLLSLGEEIAIGLGQRTAVVRVWGMVIVLILAGAAVSVVGAVGFVGLIVPHFTRYIVGHDYRWIISCSLVYGALLVVLADLVARTINPPYETPIGALIALIGVPFFLYLARKGGKEL, from the coding sequence ATGACTGCGTCGACAGGAGTAGAAGGGCTCAGCGATATAGATGAGCTACAGAAACAATCTCACCCAATACGCGGAATAGTAGCTTTGATTTTAGGAGTAATTGCATTAATATTTGCCATTGGCTTTGCCATTTCTTTAGGAGCAGCAGATATTTCATTAAGTACTGTTTGGACGGCAATTACACAATTTTCACCAGAATTAACAACACATCAAATTATTCATGATATTCGTTTACCACGAGTACTTGGAGCAGCGTTAGTAGGTGCAAGCTTTGCAGTTGCTGGTGCGATAATGCAAGGTATGACGCGCAACCCTTTAGCAGACTCAGGGTTATTAGGATTGAATTCTGGAGCGGCATTTATGCTCGCTGTTTGCTTTGCCTTTTTTCCTGGCATGCCCTATATGTTTTTAATTTTATGGTCGTTTGTAGGTGCAGGCCTCGGTGTTGCGATTGTCTATGGTGTGGGCTCCTTGTCTAAAGGGGGCTTATCACCGATGCGTCTAGTTCTTGCTGGCGCTGCTGTTAGTGCTTTACTTGGTGCGCTCGGTGAAGGAATTGCACTTTATTACCGAATTGGACAAGACCTAGCATTTTGGTATGCTGGGGGTGTTTCGGGGACGATGTGGAGTCATCTTCAAATATTATCGCCATGGATACTAATTGCGATGATAGGTGCGCTTATACTATCCCGCTCTATTACGTTGTTAAGCTTAGGTGAAGAAATTGCGATAGGACTTGGTCAACGAACTGCTGTCGTGCGAGTGTGGGGGATGGTAATTGTTTTAATTTTAGCAGGAGCAGCAGTTTCAGTTGTAGGTGCTGTTGGATTTGTAGGATTAATTGTTCCCCATTTTACGAGATACATAGTTGGACACGATTATCGATGGATTATCTCTTGTTCATTAGTATATGGAGCATTACTCGTAGTACTAGCTGATTTAGTTGCGCGTACTATTAATCCGCCATATGAAACGCCGATTGGTGCATTAATTGCTTTAATTGGGGTTCCGTTCTTTCTTTATTTAGCACGTAAAGGAGGAAAGGAACTGTGA
- a CDS encoding ABC transporter ATP-binding protein: MSVLEIEHVAIGYSSTLIVDDLSVAIPKGQISTIIGPNGCGKSTLLKAVARVLRTQDGAVYLDGKAIHQLKTKEVAKKMAILPQTASAPGGLTVFELISYGRFPHQGGFGTLRKEDYEYIHWAIDVTGLREFCDRPIEALSGGQRQRVWIAMALAQGTDILVLDEPTTYLDLAHQLDILLLLEKLNREEGRTIIMVLHDLNHASRFSHFMMAMRDGKLIVSGSPHEVMTKENLQTVFNINAEMAVCPYSKNPICLSYQLYNMKD, encoded by the coding sequence ATGTCAGTATTGGAGATCGAACATGTGGCGATTGGTTACTCCTCGACGCTTATTGTGGATGATTTAAGTGTTGCCATTCCTAAAGGTCAAATCTCAACAATTATTGGCCCAAATGGCTGTGGAAAATCTACTTTATTAAAGGCTGTTGCGCGTGTATTACGAACACAAGATGGTGCTGTTTATTTAGATGGTAAGGCCATTCATCAATTAAAGACAAAAGAAGTGGCAAAAAAGATGGCAATTTTACCTCAAACAGCAAGTGCTCCAGGAGGATTAACTGTTTTTGAATTAATATCATATGGCCGTTTCCCTCATCAAGGAGGGTTCGGTACATTGCGCAAGGAAGACTATGAATATATTCATTGGGCAATTGATGTGACAGGACTAAGAGAGTTTTGCGATCGTCCAATTGAGGCATTGTCAGGTGGTCAACGTCAAAGAGTATGGATTGCGATGGCATTGGCTCAAGGTACGGATATTTTAGTACTGGATGAACCGACAACATATTTAGATTTAGCACATCAGCTAGATATTTTATTATTGCTTGAAAAGCTCAATAGGGAAGAAGGACGAACGATTATTATGGTTTTGCATGATTTAAACCATGCGTCTCGGTTTTCTCATTTTATGATGGCTATGCGAGACGGAAAATTAATCGTAAGTGGCAGCCCTCATGAAGTAATGACAAAGGAGAATTTACAAACAGTATTCAATATCAACGCAGAAATGGCTGTCTGTCCATATAGTAAAAATCCAATTTGTCTATCTTATCAGCTATACAACATGAAAGATTAA
- a CDS encoding ABC transporter ATP-binding protein, producing the protein MLLQRFFTYYRPYKGLFILDFSCAILVALIELAFPLVLNKVIDDILPDGELKWIMMASGLLLLLYVFNSILDFIVSYWGHMLGINIETDMRREAFNHIQKLSFRYFDNNKTGHLVSRLTNDLMDIGELAHHGPEDMFIAMMTIIGSFCVMFYIDPTFTLLIFILVPIILLLTIIFGKLMSKAFHQMFSDIADFNARVENNVSGIRVVQAFTNEDHEKNRFKKNNEKFRATKLFSYKVMAWNEALYGILTKVLSLFTLFVGAYFVLKGYLTNGEFIAFILLSGILIGPINKINMFIESYPKGMAGFKRYIDFLETAPEIADRPKAKLIESIDGNITFNQVSFGYTDTERTLNNINLTVQSGETVALVGPSGAGKSTICSLLPRFYEVSEGSIKVDGIDIRDFKLHSLRSHIGIVQQDVFLFDGTIRENIAYGDLQASDEDIWYAAKRAQLEEMIQALPDGMDTLIGERGVKLSGGQKQRLSIARIFLKNPKILILDEATSALDTETEQAIQQALHELSKGRTTLVIAHRLATIKDADRIVVVSKKGIIEEGTHEQLMAMKNAYYGLYTAQFGLQI; encoded by the coding sequence ATGTTACTACAACGTTTCTTTACTTATTACAGGCCATATAAAGGATTATTTATATTAGATTTCTCCTGTGCAATTTTAGTTGCCCTAATTGAGCTGGCATTTCCATTAGTTTTAAATAAAGTAATTGATGATATTCTTCCAGATGGTGAATTAAAGTGGATAATGATGGCAAGTGGTTTGCTGCTGTTGTTGTATGTTTTTAATTCAATTTTAGATTTTATTGTTTCGTATTGGGGGCATATGCTTGGCATCAATATTGAAACGGATATGAGAAGGGAAGCGTTCAATCATATTCAAAAGCTCTCTTTCCGCTACTTTGATAACAATAAAACAGGCCATCTTGTCTCACGATTAACAAATGATCTAATGGACATCGGTGAGCTTGCACATCATGGTCCAGAAGATATGTTTATTGCAATGATGACGATAATCGGATCTTTTTGCGTCATGTTTTATATTGATCCTACATTTACGCTATTAATCTTTATTCTTGTACCAATTATTCTTTTGCTAACTATTATTTTTGGCAAGCTTATGTCGAAAGCATTTCATCAAATGTTTAGCGATATTGCAGACTTTAATGCCCGTGTAGAAAATAACGTCAGTGGTATTCGAGTAGTACAAGCATTTACAAATGAAGATCATGAAAAGAACCGCTTCAAAAAGAATAATGAAAAATTCCGCGCAACAAAATTGTTTTCTTATAAGGTGATGGCATGGAATGAAGCTCTTTATGGCATATTAACAAAGGTTTTATCATTATTTACGCTATTTGTCGGAGCATACTTTGTTTTAAAGGGCTATTTAACGAATGGTGAATTTATTGCTTTTATTCTTTTATCTGGCATTTTAATTGGACCAATTAACAAAATAAATATGTTTATTGAGAGTTATCCAAAGGGCATGGCTGGTTTTAAACGCTATATTGATTTTTTAGAAACAGCTCCAGAAATTGCAGACCGCCCAAAAGCTAAGCTAATAGAGTCTATTGATGGCAATATTACATTTAACCAAGTTTCATTTGGTTATACCGATACAGAACGAACATTAAATAATATTAATCTTACAGTTCAGTCTGGAGAAACAGTAGCACTTGTTGGTCCATCTGGAGCGGGGAAATCGACCATTTGTAGTTTACTCCCACGCTTTTATGAGGTGAGTGAAGGATCAATAAAAGTTGATGGAATAGATATACGAGACTTTAAGCTTCATTCATTACGCTCACATATCGGCATTGTGCAACAGGATGTTTTTTTATTTGATGGTACGATTCGAGAAAACATTGCATACGGAGATTTACAGGCGAGTGATGAAGATATTTGGTATGCGGCAAAACGAGCACAGCTTGAAGAGATGATACAAGCATTACCAGATGGTATGGATACGTTAATTGGTGAACGCGGCGTGAAATTATCAGGTGGACAGAAACAGCGATTATCTATAGCACGTATTTTCTTGAAAAATCCTAAAATTTTAATTTTGGATGAGGCAACATCCGCTTTAGATACAGAAACAGAACAGGCTATTCAGCAAGCTTTACATGAACTTTCCAAAGGACGCACAACGTTAGTCATTGCACACCGCTTGGCGACAATAAAGGATGCAGACCGCATTGTCGTCGTATCGAAAAAGGGAATTATAGAAGAAGGAACACATGAACAATTAATGGCTATGAAAAATGCCTATTACGGTTTGTACACAGCACAATTTGGTTTGCAAATATAA
- a CDS encoding AraC family transcriptional regulator, whose protein sequence is MNYDAYMLLWENAHIKVKHIEYVFNNEVQKKEVMNYSSLLIITVGEAEIIIGNNPYHVQQFSIFHIGKSQTLHIKSKKPLNYFLIHYKGDVIYVDAFMQHLQMQYQPFQTEFSCVPANPIVIQKLLHDMFNKWQTGSIHEHVFVKASFYELIYRVFQELAEGQGKPHEMDKVELARLFLEEHIHEPLSIQTLADSLQISTRHLLRIFKARYGIGPQIYLQQLKIKRAKQYLMANQYDIKEIAISLGYEDEYYFSRAFKKETSMAPTIFRLKYTAAMSEIAITNENHFQYNKNQLEQAKRFKIGENEVMMKKMLKHIKTPFLLSLLVLLAACGEDTKQPAENNDSVPKTEEAETKTITDDSGREVEIPVKAQRIVTDWYMGQILALDVVPVGAITANLNYAAFLKPYYKDGEITNVGTDGNASLEKILELKPDLIITWNPEDVEKYEKIAPTIVFSDTAYNSATDEVKAMGEFLGRQEEADAFVKDFENRVTQAQQKINAAIPEGATFTIFDLFEKNATVVGNSSVSGGRALYQILGVKPQEKIQELLDTKESNGGRYEISYEVVGDYVGDYVFVINFFNKDGKLPPTWTNLDVVKNNKTIPLEAEYYFASDPLSGLHQAEDLADKIVEYTKSQEK, encoded by the coding sequence ATGAATTATGATGCCTACATGCTTCTATGGGAAAATGCACATATCAAGGTAAAACACATTGAATATGTATTTAACAACGAGGTGCAAAAAAAAGAAGTAATGAATTACAGTTCGTTATTAATCATCACAGTTGGTGAAGCAGAAATTATTATTGGAAATAATCCTTATCATGTGCAACAATTTAGCATTTTTCATATTGGAAAGTCCCAAACACTACATATAAAATCAAAAAAGCCTTTAAATTATTTTTTAATTCACTATAAAGGCGACGTCATTTATGTTGATGCATTTATGCAACATTTACAAATGCAATATCAACCTTTTCAAACAGAGTTCTCATGTGTACCTGCTAATCCTATTGTGATACAAAAGTTGTTGCACGACATGTTTAACAAGTGGCAGACAGGTTCTATTCATGAGCATGTATTTGTAAAAGCATCCTTTTATGAGCTCATTTATCGTGTGTTTCAAGAGCTTGCTGAAGGGCAAGGTAAACCACATGAAATGGATAAGGTAGAATTAGCACGTTTATTTTTAGAAGAACATATTCATGAGCCGTTATCAATACAAACGCTAGCAGATTCACTTCAAATTAGTACACGACATTTATTACGCATTTTTAAAGCTCGTTATGGAATAGGGCCACAAATTTATTTGCAGCAACTCAAAATTAAACGCGCAAAACAATATTTAATGGCCAATCAATATGACATTAAAGAAATCGCTATTTCTCTTGGATATGAAGATGAATACTATTTTAGTAGAGCCTTTAAAAAGGAGACAAGTATGGCGCCAACTATTTTTAGGCTGAAATATACAGCCGCTATGTCCGAAATTGCTATTACAAATGAGAATCATTTTCAATACAATAAGAATCAGCTCGAGCAAGCAAAACGATTTAAGATTGGGGAAAATGAAGTCATGATGAAAAAAATGCTTAAACATATAAAGACGCCCTTTTTGCTAAGTTTGTTAGTTTTACTAGCAGCATGTGGTGAGGATACAAAACAACCAGCTGAAAATAATGATAGTGTACCTAAAACAGAAGAAGCAGAGACTAAAACTATTACGGACGACAGTGGCCGAGAAGTAGAAATTCCAGTAAAAGCACAGCGTATTGTGACAGACTGGTATATGGGACAAATCCTTGCATTGGATGTTGTGCCAGTAGGAGCAATCACAGCCAATTTAAACTATGCAGCATTTTTAAAACCGTACTATAAAGACGGAGAAATTACGAATGTCGGAACAGACGGTAATGCATCATTAGAAAAGATTTTAGAATTAAAGCCAGATTTAATCATTACATGGAATCCAGAAGATGTTGAAAAATATGAAAAAATTGCACCGACAATCGTTTTTTCTGATACAGCCTATAATTCAGCTACTGATGAAGTCAAAGCAATGGGCGAATTTTTAGGAAGACAGGAAGAAGCAGACGCATTTGTCAAAGATTTTGAAAATCGTGTAACGCAAGCACAACAAAAAATAAATGCGGCTATTCCAGAAGGTGCTACTTTTACGATTTTTGATTTATTTGAAAAAAATGCAACTGTTGTTGGAAATTCCAGTGTGTCAGGTGGACGAGCACTTTATCAAATTCTTGGTGTAAAACCACAAGAAAAAATTCAGGAGCTACTTGATACAAAGGAATCAAATGGCGGGCGCTATGAAATCTCCTATGAAGTAGTCGGTGACTATGTTGGTGATTACGTCTTCGTTATTAATTTCTTTAATAAAGACGGGAAACTCCCTCCAACTTGGACAAATCTTGATGTTGTCAAAAATAATAAAACAATTCCTTTAGAAGCGGAATACTATTTTGCTTCCGATCCTTTATCTGGACTACATCAAGCAGAAGATTTAGCTGACAAAATAGTAGAGTATACAAAGTCTCAGGAAAAATAA